The following DNA comes from Rosa rugosa chromosome 5, drRosRugo1.1, whole genome shotgun sequence.
CAATATATGAATGAATGTTTTAATCAACAAGACACACGAAATACGGGGAAACCCTAACCCTTTATTAACTCACACTTAACAAAAGGAACTCGTGTTGGATCTCCACAATACACTCCCTATTGGATGTGTTTAGAGTCTCAACacacttggctatttatagagggCAGCCAACCCTCAGAAGTTGACAACCCCAACTTCCCTAGGTACGTGTGACGAGCACCCCACGCTTTTCTCTTACGGTTGACAACCCCAACCGCCTAGGGATAAGATCGCTTAACTAGTCGATCTTGTGGTTGACAACCTCAACCACCTAGGTTTATCCAAAGGGGAGTTACTCAAGGCAACCTCCTCCAACTTCCTTTGGATAGGAGCTAATAACCTATGCTAACCGCCGCTTGCATCAGCTTGCTTGCTTGCTTGTCAGCATGCCATCCTCGCCCCTCGCTGTGCGCTGCCCCTGGCAGTCCCTCGCACAGGCCATGCATTGCCTACTCTCAATGCATGGGCTTGCCATCAGTGCTTAGCGAGGTTAACCCTCGAGTCTCCCTCCTTGCCTGCTGACGGGCCAATGTTGGCTTTGCCCGCTGCCTGCATGCTTGGCTAGCGAGGCTTGCACACTCGAACACTGGACTTCCTTGCCTTGTCTTCCTTGGACAACCCTTGCTGCCCTTCGACACTCGAGGTAGGCGCAAGACATGCCTTAACCTCGGTGCTTTCACCCCTTGCACCTTCAAGGGTGTAACAGTAAGGCAGGTTCGTTGCGCTTATTGAGAAATGAGTTCTACATTTCTTCACTCAGGTTGGGGTCTCTTTTGTGCGCGACGAGTACAGCGCGTGGTGGCAATTAAGTGGCTCTAGTTGTTTCTGTTTTGGAGGAGGACAAGTTTCTCTTTGATGCCTTTTTCACCTCATCAAAGTTGAGAAAAGGAAACAGATTCACAGGGTTTGTTTTGATATGCTTCTCTATTTTGGTTGGCGTTCAAGGATCCTCTTTGAGTTGGAGGGATGGAGTTTTACTAGTGGATTGCCTATGCTTTTGTTGACAAAGGCTTGTTCTGTTTGGGGAGGGTTATGAATTGGGTTGCTTGCTCGGTTTATTACCATGATTGCAAGAATCGCCAAGGACAGGAGGAGGTTCTTGCCAAAGAAGATTGATCCCACATCGGATAGTTTAATCAGCGTAGCTGATCTCCACAGATGTCTACTTCTTACACAAGGAATTTGATGATCAATGGTActtttgtttggctccaattttgctgcagctggtcaacaatctcttttcttgtgcgggtgtgccagcaccgttcgggtgctgtcgtcgggggtgtcccttgacctgacttctttcaagcgattgtagacgaggagagcaccaacctcgtcgtgggattctttatgcctcgtggtgaggacttttgctgagcttcttgaaaatcacaatcgatactcgatgttgtagatcgagcagagcgagaatcactgggaagtagagagaacttggtaaagcgtgactttagcttggctggtttgcgagggcgttacccttgcttggctggttccgtaaccgttgtggtcgtggtactacaatcggctcccgaggagactaggaccgaattacgttgacagagggtttggtggcacttaaagtcggcttctgagaagactaggactaggagtgtgatcaccagtaagagaaagagaaggagaggagttgctcttagagatgtttgctcaagagagacttagatcatcttagagatgtattgatgagtgaattgttgtgtttttgttacttgttgtagcctctatatataggctaccaagcaacactatttggccttaaacaaatcatgatgggttaggtttgagcacttaaacactaatggaatgttaggtttgagcacttaaacactaatggaatgttaggtttaagcacttaagcactaatggaatgttaggtttaagcacttactgctccaattttgctgcagctatatctccaccaagaaatcAAAATGggcctttgacttcttcatatcaaatgatccacaatgagtgtagatcattgtggcaaattttcagagctttcttccatgtggttgggccggaaatactgctggacctcttacaggtccagttttccagttttgcttctgcagaaaattggactgattgtttgaaggccttccactcaaaactagctatggaactcttcataagaaatgatccttgggctgtctaaaatgaatctgcagagtttcagctcatttcgagttcatttggtcaggcggccgctccttctgtttagctcggtttctcctagccgaagtaggaaaatgtgctaaagttgacttttcatgcttccatgcttccttgcttccatagtaggctttatttagcctctaaatatatatttcgaacttgtcgacaatatatatcttgagccactgacattggctcaatttctccaagacacgccttgtcaggccaaaatgctcattttgggtccaaacaacttTGTTGTAAAGTATATCAATAGACCAGTGACATATCTAGAAATTTGATCTAGAAGGGTCAAAACATAAATAGCTAtgcatttgaaaaaaaaaatattgtttaATAACATAATTGCTCATGTAAAATCTTTACATCTTATACCTAGCTTGATAAATTACCTAATTAGATTGATTTATTGGAGAATATTGATTGTGATTTCCTCTGTATTAATAGATATTGAAAGGGAGTGCATTAGTATTGTACGAAGAAAACCTAGAGACGCCGCCACCAAACCAAGGCTATCTTCTGAAATCCCATACTCGTCCGGTGGCGTTCTAACGTCGCCTCGTCGGCGTCGaatgctgccggacgggtgatgTTTTGGTCTATGGTCTTCAAGTTCTTAGAGGGCTTGGTCTTATGGGTATTGACAGTGAAGGTTGAGGTTTTTATTCGGATTGTTGTAGGTTGCTGTCTGTGTGCAGCGTTTCAGGATTGAAAAGGAGGCGGCGAACTGGGATCGAGCCCAAGCAAGTGCGGCGGTGAGGCGGGTTGGGAAGAGGTGGATTCTCACCTATTTGGTTTGTGGATCCACCTTTTCTGCAGGTCGTTCTTTTCTTTCGATCTTGAGTGGGCAACGATGGTGGTTCCTGAAGCGAAAGCAAGGGGAGGCGGCGGCAGTTCGGTGAGGCAAGGCGGCGGTTGGGTTGTGGCAGTGAGGCTGCGGCAGGTCAGGTCGCTGCTGCGGCGAGTTGTGGTGGCTAACGCTCGTGGGTACCAGATTGCAGTTTGTGCATTTGGAGTGAATTTGGGCCTTGCTTGTTGGGCCTAGGGCTTAGCTTTCTTTGAGTTTTTGGGCCTTTAGTCAGTTTATTTCTGCTTTCTAATAAGTCATTTTCTTAGGACCCTATGCTCGTTAGTTCTTAGTGAGCGCTAATGAGTATTAGTTACTTTCAGTACTCGCCTATTGACTATGGATttgtcatagttataggctcgcttcagataagtgagcgataagttctaATATAGTTGGTTTATCCTATGTACCAcggtggctcctccacgaagtcttgtctggccattgttatgtgtcagcggatgggtatgtaatgaccttcttggcatgcgatattatcaatggaattaccatttattcaaaaaaaaaaaaaaaaatattgaaagAGGAATGAATCAAACAATaaagtataaaaaaatttatttatgttgaaggaatatcgatttagtgtgccttatcaaactaggagtagcaataggagagaaggttctagatttcccaatcctacacggattggtattccttgtaacattagaacttgtactttgtaatccctatatatagggctcctattctcaataataatacaacacatctctctctacaattctctctcgaatctattttacttaaacacgttatcagcacgactctagccacaaaaaCCGAAACCAACTATTATGCCTACCTGTGTGCCTACTGCcccagcagcccctagcccgagctagccaagccttcgctgcagcctgctcTTTGCGCGCCCAacgctacgcgcccctgcgctccgTGCTGCCCGCCTACGCGCCCGTGCGTCTGCAGCCCCGCGTCGCTGCACTGCTGCTCCTGCAGCTCTGCCGCACATCTGCtgtccctgcagcacctacgcgcccctgcgcacgcatccctactgcccctgcagcaccaacgcacaccgactgcacctttcccctttcctgtgcacgtccgtcttttttcaggctccgaaacatctagttcggaacctcggatcaaaatcttttcttcatcaaagttgttcatctctgtctcttccatctgacctccgaatttcagccttatcggagttattttgagaccagtacaacaatcaaagtgaaaactgttcagaagagaatttgctccaaatttcaacaagcttgaccttataaacattcgctgcacgcctctactcggattgcttcgctccatcacgcctgcatcgacacgtgcgtgatccaaatacaagtaagtattcaagagtaagttttgaagttcctataattcaaatatttcttcttttctcggggacttgaaaacctcccttcttctacatcccacctttcttataacgtgggttcgattcttgaaaagcggaatcgtggggattcacgcaattaacgaactaaaagcgttcgtaagacttcggactaagagcgtccgtaagcatcgatttaatgaactaagagcgttcgtatgctacggactaagagagttcgtgagcatctattttgaccattcaaacatcattgtttcggtctaatccaattattcttggaaatcgatttcttggtagcatagctcggagatcttatttatattagttttcgtggaagcattgactccgaaactaacttgttcttgtttcatctttcaggatgtcaaacatgaacaaactcgattttgttccattggattatgcagggaAAAGGTATttaatttgggtcactgatgtcgagatccaccttattgcccgtgatttattgcatacaatccaagagctttgtcctatagaaacagctccagaccctcaaactgagaaagataattccaaggcacttgccttcatgaaacgtcacatggatagtgacctacagtttgagttcataaatgaggatagcgccataaagctttggcatgcgcttcgcgaacgatatggcaatgttcgtgactccatacttccgaatacagaagcagaatggaaagatcttcgcttctctgaatttgacactgtcatgcaattttattcggaagctctcagcatcagagcaatgatgcgactttgtggaaaaacaatcacagaagaccagttgattgagaaaaccctcaataccttccccgtctgtgctatgaggtcctctgacttatttcggactcatgtaaatgcaagacggatcacaagttttcaacagcttgttgaagctatggccactactgaaagacatggcaatgaacttgtgaaaagaagatttgataggcttcaagatagctatcaagagcatcgtcctatggctagagaaagtcgccatagatgtcatgatccatacgatcgaaatgctcaagaaggtaatcgctcaaggcgacaatctcACGACCGTaagaggcgtgattttgagggaaatagggttggaaaccatggagccaacttTGGCCATGGGCgtcactttccaacgccaccagtcctagggactatgcatattgcgccaatgcgcctcaatcaagggagaatcctctttatggtgtctatttctgatatggaacgtctgatcaatggacctgaatttgcaatgtacctacgaaggtagtcgcatcatggtgatcaagacatcgagttcacaaaaactttaaatctggcgatgaagacaacatgccgcagatttttatatttccaagaattatgtaatggaaattatgccttaaatcaataaaatgacttattgtattaactctttccctctaggcgtactcaagagtaattgtgatgtctaggcaaggtttgatctgagagaacggttttaaaagtgagcaacgctccaccaaaatctcgccttaccttacctggtcacaaccaaattgaaattaccgaacggattgagtgaccacgatttgtctacggtttgatttttatgttggattagattttggtcaagaaactttgatgtaatcattggctattattaataaagtatcgattgattttatctcatgtcatggacatatttttcgaactttattacttacaagatgtaagtgccaatgattttcatgtggaaacacattgtgagaatggacaagagttcctttgcatcacctctaatgactacggacataaacgagtcttagagaaacttctgtgtcgctctagtgggttgtatgcaaccactattcgaggcattgaatccaaccatgtcatgagagatgatttatgggattccgacacatataggctttggcacgaccgtttgggacacccaggtcgtgacatgatgatccgtatattaaagacttcacacggacatccctttttcagaacgaaaagaagtaaaaatcggtttttggacaccgaaggagcccctgcacctcacggcgccgttcacccccaaatccgggcatccttggccggcgccgccatccccctgcggcctcagggtggcattgacaccaccaaggctcctttgtctccaaattttacttctcaagtcaattgtgacttcgtggctcaaccaaaatcctcattggttgtttctaaagcccatcattcgttctgcaaagcctgctctttagcaaaattaggatcgagaccatcctatgcaaaggacactaaagaaaacataccattcttacaacgaatccaaggtgatatttgtggacctattcaaccaccatgcggaccatttagatattttatggtgttggttgatgcatcgacacgctggtcacatgtcatgctattgtccactaggaacactgcatttgctaaactcgtAGCAcagattattaagttaagggctcaccaccctgatcatcctattaagtctataaggttagacaatgctggggagtttacatcaaaaacttttgatgattattgcatgtccattgggattgaagttgaacatccagttcctcatgttcacacccgaaatggtctcgcagaagccaccattaaacgactacaaatggtcgctagggcattggtaatgcgcaccaatctccctatttctgcttggggctatgcaatattgcatgcagctgtacttattcgtctgaggcccactgccactcaaccctttttctgcgtcccagatggtgactgggtatgagcctaatgtctcacacttacgcatatttgggtgtgcagtttatgtgccaattgcgccaccacagcgcatcaaaatgggtcctcaaagacgattaggcatttatgttggatatgattctccaacgattatccgctacatagaacccttgacaggcgatctctttaccgctagatttgcggattgtcacttcgatgagacagtcttcccgtcgttagggggagataagaacatcaatgttcaacaggaacgacaggaattgtcgtggtctgtccccactctatctcatcttgatccccgaaccgcacagtccgaaattgaagtgcggagaattctcgatcttcagaacgtagcagaatcgatgcctgatgcgttttctgatatcgctaaagtgacgagatcacacatacctgctgcaaacgtgcctgcaaggattgatgtctctaaaagtagaggacatgacgccaactcaagaatgcatgagcatggcgccaacgttccatctctcaatgatggtgacgttatggctaggcccacggctcctgccaggaagcgcgggaggcccataggttcgatggattctcgcccaagaaagaaagcgagtttggcacaaaataatccattaatcatcgatgtgaataatccatctcatgagaatattccggattatggttatgtccaagagacatcattgggggacgctccaatgtcagaaccaattccagagaatagagagatctccataaattacactagtgtacatgagacgatggatagaaattctatggcgattgatgatgcatttgcatatcatattgcaaaaggaattatagaatatgatgatatcgaacctcgctctgttgaagaatgtcaacgaagagcagattggcctaaatggaaagatgcgatccaggttgaattggattcactaacaaagagacaggtatttgggcctgtaacgcagacacccccaagtgtaaagcctgttggccataaatgggtctttgttagaaagcgtaatgagaaaaatgaggtggtaagatataaagcccgccttgtggcgcaaggtttctcacaacgccctggaatcgactacgaggagacatattctcccgtaatggacgttataacgttccgctaccttgtcagtttggtagtttccgaaaaacttgacatgcagcttatggatgtggttacagcatatctctatggggatctagattcagagatatatatgaaggttccagatggacttcaattacccaaatcaagtggctctaaactacggagcgcgttttcaataagattaaaacgctcactatatggattaaaacaatccggacggatgtggtataaccgtctaagtgactacttgattgggaagggatatattaacaatgaaatatgcccatgcgtgttcattaaaagaacaagttccggatttgcaatcgtagcagtttatgtcgatgacatgaacctaattggaactctagatgagttgaaggaaactgctaaatacttgaaatccgaatttgagatgaaagatcttgggaaaacacggttttgtctcggtttagaactcgagcaccgtagtgatgggatttttgatccatcagtctgcatatactcagaagatcctaaggcgctttaatgaagataaagcaaagcctgtgagtactcccatgattggtcgtagtcttgagcccagaaaagatccgtttcgtccaaaggatgaggacgaagaaccattagaggccgaagtgccctatttaagtgcaataggcgcattattgtacttagctcaatgcacaagaccagacatctcttttgcagtgaacttgttagctcgacatagctctgcgccaacacgccgccattggattggtgtaaagacaatctttcgatacttaggaggtacgattgatatgggcctattctatccctacagagagaaaaacggaaatttgggatcggaccccaagagGCAAAGAGCCACCGTTCAAGAAGTagccgccggccatgttgccgccgccagTGCTGCCGCcgtccatggtggccggcctcaccctactcccctccatcaaaacgacaatgacgttttgatgggatttgcttatgcagggtacctctctgaccctcacaaaggtcgctcccaaactggttatgtctttaccatgggaagcactgcgatatcttggaggtctacgaaacagacccttgttgctacttcctcgaatcatgcagagattattgctatacatgaagccgttcgtgaatgtatatggctaaggtctgtgattcgacatattcaaggaagttgtggtttgaagtctaccacagatgaacctacatgcatttatgaggataatgcagcttgtattgaacaaatgaagttaggtttcatcaaaggcgacaacaccaagcatatatcacctaagttcttttataatcagcaacaacaatcacttctaaagattgaagtgaatcaaatccgatcagaggataatgtagcggacttattcactaagtcgttacctaaatccacattcgagaaacatgtgaagagcatcggattgagaaagttatccgaactcccacgattgtagcaatcagggggagatatcgacatcagggggagttatgatgtctacatgttcgatctcgaagagtgaaggacgtgttgtgctctttttgtccttcgaccagggttatttttatcccacagggtttttgttacctggcaaggtttttaacgaggcaatggatgaagcgtcaccaccaagtttgaagcggcacaagggggagtgttgaaggaatatcgatttagtgtgccttatcaaactaggagtagcaataggagagaaggttctagatttcccaatcctacacggattggtattccttgtaacattagaactagtactttgtaatccctatatatagggctcctattctcaataataatacaacacatctctctctacaattctctctcgaatctattttacttaaacaatttATTAAATATCAACGGTCGAGATCTGCTGGTGCATGTAATTTACACCCTCGGTGCATAGAAAAATTTTCCATGATAAAGATGACATATATATGCCTTTGTTATAATTGCTGGACTGATTTCAAACTTTTTATATCTTGTGACCTAAACCTTATCTATCAAAAGTTTTTATAAGAAACTGAAATAAATTTTTTACACTAAAATTAGAAATAACACTTATTTTAGTAAAAATTAAATTCAAAATTCACataattaatttcctttttttttctaccTAGAGATTTACAATTTCCAGGTAAAATAATCGAGGCAATTGATGTCTAAAAATTAAAGTTctttttagtaaaaaaaaaaaatttcctccACTTTTAATTAATGAAAAATCCACTCAGCTGGTCATTtctttaacaaaaaaaagagaaaaagaaaacaaacaaaacacatTGTTTTCTTCAACACCATGACCCTACACACCTCCGTCCTCTCAAGTCTCTCGTTTCCCTCCCAGATCCAAACCCAACATTCTCCTTGAGTCTCTGCTTCGTTGATTTATATTTTAGTCTTGTAATCTTCATTTCTAAGTCATCGATTTCTGGTTTGATTTCCAAAGACTTTTATAGTCTCGAGACAAGTCCACTCCTTTTGTGGTTGGTGTTTGAGCTTGGAACTGAAACAATGGAGATAGAAAGCAATATGATCATCAAGAATGATAATTTAGAAGCCTTTGATATTTTCAAAAAAGCCTTCACAATCTCAGCCACAAACATCAAATTCTTGATCTTCACCATTCTCacctccctccctctcttctGTTTCTTGGTTTACTATGAACCTTTTCTCCAAAGATTCCTCCTTGAAATCTCAGAAATACTAAAGCCCTCCAAAGATGATTACTTCGGTTATTTGTCTTCAAGacgatttcaattttcaataccAAGTTTACCAACTGACATGGCAACAAAACTAAACAATGAGTTTCCTGGTGGGTTGGTTCAGATAGCCCTTCTCTATCTGATCCCTCTCCATCTCCTAGAGCTCAGCACCGTCCTTGTCATTGTTGATTTGGCATCAAAGACATATACtacacaagaagaagaagagccaCCATTGACTCTCATGGAAATGGTTCATAAGCCCTTCGACGTAACTAGAGTCCTAGGTACTTTGGTCACATTTGTGTATGTTGTGATCATGTCGTCTAGTTCTCTACTAGGTTTGGTATGGTTAGCAGTAATATATTATGTTGTCACCATGTTCTTTTACGATGTGCTCGTCATCATGTGGTGTTGGGTGGGATTTCTGGGACTTTTGACACTGTATTTGGGATGGATTGCCGTGTTGAACATGAGTGTTGTGATTTCAATTCTTGAGGGGAGATATGGAACCAAGGCAATTGCTTTAGCCATTTGTTATAGTGTTGGTAACGAGTGGAGAGGGTTTCGTTTGATGCTTGTTTTCTTTGCCTGGGAAGTTGGTTTGAGGTTGCCCTGCATCTATTTTGGCTGCAAAGGAACTTGGAGTGTTGGCATTTTGACACAGATTGGCTTCTTCTGCTTGGGAAATGTGGTGAAGTGGGTCGTCTTCACGATTTACTTCTACGATTGCAAGAACCGTGAAATAGAGAGGAAGTTGATGATGAAAGCTAAGAAGAGAGCTGTTGAAAGTGGTTAATGAATTAGGTGAAGTTTCTGTTACTGCAATATTGT
Coding sequences within:
- the LOC133709131 gene encoding uncharacterized protein LOC133709131, which encodes MEIESNMIIKNDNLEAFDIFKKAFTISATNIKFLIFTILTSLPLFCFLVYYEPFLQRFLLEISEILKPSKDDYFGYLSSRRFQFSIPSLPTDMATKLNNEFPGGLVQIALLYLIPLHLLELSTVLVIVDLASKTYTTQEEEEPPLTLMEMVHKPFDVTRVLGTLVTFVYVVIMSSSSLLGLVWLAVIYYVVTMFFYDVLVIMWCWVGFLGLLTLYLGWIAVLNMSVVISILEGRYGTKAIALAICYSVGNEWRGFRLMLVFFAWEVGLRLPCIYFGCKGTWSVGILTQIGFFCLGNVVKWVVFTIYFYDCKNREIERKLMMKAKKRAVESG